The nucleotide window TTTTCCGCGGCGATGCGTTTCAGCTCGCGCGCCTCGAAGACGGTCTGGGTGAGCGGCTTCTGGCAATAGATGTGCTTGCCCATGCCCATCGCCATCATGGCCGCCGGGCCGTGCATGTGGTCCGGGCCCGAGATCGTCACCGCGTCGATGGACGAGCCGAGCTCGCTCAGCATCTTCCGGTAGTCGGCGAATTTCTTCGCCTCGGGGAATTGGCCCGCCTTCTTGTCGAGGAAGCGCCGGTCCACGTCGCACAGCGCCACGATGGTGCCACCGCACTTCGCCGCGTCATTCACATCGCTGTCCCCTTTCCCGCCGACGCCGATGCAGGCGACATTGATGCGGCTGTTCAGGTTTTGCCCGCGCACGATCGCGGGAAAGCCGAGCAGGAGACTACCGGCACCGAGGCCGGTCTTTTGGAGGAATTGGCGGCGATGGATGGATGGCATGGTGGGAATCAGGGTTCGACGGGATACCCAATCAAAGCGCCGCGTCTTTCGATCCGCAAAAATGATGTTGGGACTTTCTCTGTCGTCCCTTTAAAACAGGGGCGTGTTCGTCTGGTCAAAACTCTCCGCCTCCAAGTGGCTCGACGCTTGGGAAGATCGCTTCCACGGCAATCCGAACTTCGTGCTCCACGTCCTGAAGGGCGGCAAATCCGTCCGGGTGGAGGTCTTCTGCGCCACGAAGCCGGAAGCGGAGGCCATCGCGAAGCAATTCGGCGGCTCCGTCCGCAAGCTCTCCGCCGACTGGAAAAAGGCCGGCCCGGAACTCCCGCCGCCGCTGAAGGTGCGCGACAAGTTCATCGTGACCCAGGCCTCCGCGGCGAAAGACCTGAAGGCGCTCGAGAAGGAATTTCCCGGTCGCGACATCATCAGCATCCCGCCGGAAATGGCATTTGGCACCGGGGACCACGCCACCACCTCGACCTGCCTGCGCTTCCTCGTGGACATCGCGAAGTCCCGCCCCGCCGGGTGGACCTGCGCCGACCTCGGCACCGGCAGCGGCCTGCTCGCCATCGCCGCGAAGAAACTCGGGGCCGGTGACACCTTTGCCTGCGACTACGATCCCTTCGCCCTGGCCGTCGCCGAGCGGAACTTCCCCCGCAACCACGTGGAGGGTATCGAGGCCAAGGAACTCGACATCCTGAAGTGGAAGCCGCGGAAGAAATACGACGTGGTCCTCGCGAATATCTTCTCCACCGTCCTGATCCAGGCCTTCCCGGTGATCATCAAGACGCTGAAGCCCGGCGGGGACATCGTCCTCTCCGGCATCCTCGCCAGCCAGGCATGGGACGTCTTCACCGCCGCCGCCTCCCACGGCCTCGGCTTCCCCGAGGT belongs to Luteolibacter flavescens and includes:
- a CDS encoding 50S ribosomal protein L11 methyltransferase, producing MFVWSKLSASKWLDAWEDRFHGNPNFVLHVLKGGKSVRVEVFCATKPEAEAIAKQFGGSVRKLSADWKKAGPELPPPLKVRDKFIVTQASAAKDLKALEKEFPGRDIISIPPEMAFGTGDHATTSTCLRFLVDIAKSRPAGWTCADLGTGSGLLAIAAKKLGAGDTFACDYDPFALAVAERNFPRNHVEGIEAKELDILKWKPRKKYDVVLANIFSTVLIQAFPVIIKTLKPGGDIVLSGILASQAWDVFTAAASHGLGFPEVIKKGKWVTARGGWMNDLTA